In the genome of Erinaceus europaeus chromosome 8, mEriEur2.1, whole genome shotgun sequence, one region contains:
- the ZNF467 gene encoding zinc finger protein 467 isoform X1, with protein sequence MRETLEAIRSLGLSVGQPEMAPQSEPKSDSHHAQDPASLPRGETVLGACSGSEVPGSEEGTPSEQAGAPCKDDQVHLPQKTEPADSCPGEEWMIRKVKVEEEDPQAEEDMEWPQHLPALPSGPFPAPDLGSPAATYKLEPGSPGPLDEWGPPLPSPPEKPFGCGDCERRFRDQLTLRLHQRLHRGEGPGACPDCGRSFAQRAHLLLHLRAHTAERPFPCAECGRRFRKKAHLTRHLRTHTGERPFPCAHCGKRFSQKIHLGAHLNTHTGERPFPCAECGRRFRKKTHLVRHQRIHTGERPFQCVLCARSFTHKQHLLRHQRVHEAGLRAPATPGSPAASAPQPFTCAHCGSCFGWKVSPDSALGECGLDPALGCGECALGAALEPTEAPPDSGCGPGSAPTASQGAPATGRASTCCPRCGRSSALGQQVTRPRRVPPDERPFPCAQCGHRLLLLGPRPGLGAHPGGPGGARPFVCAQCGRRFSRKSHLGRHQAVHTGSRPHTCAVCARSFSSKTNLARHQATHTGSRPFACAHCTKSFSRKTHLLRHQRVHGPDLLGPSWAATTEVTTTTSLFF encoded by the exons ATGAGAGAGACTCTGGAGGCCATCCGCTCTCTGG gtctgtctgtggGGCAGCCGGAGATGGCCCCCCAAAGTGAACCGAAGTCAGACTCCCATCATGCCCAGGATCCGGCGTCCCTGCCCAGGGGAGAGACAGTGCTGGGTGCGTGCtcag GCTCCGAGGTCCCTGGATCGGAGGAAGGAACGCCCTCAGAGCAAGCCGGGGCTCCCTGCAAAGATGACCAGGTGCACCTACCACAGAAGACAGAGCCTGCAGACTCCTGCCCAG GGGAGGAATGGATGATTCGGAAggtgaaggtggaggaggaggacccCCAGGCCGAGGAGGACATGGAGTGGCCCCAGCACCTGCCCGCACTGCCCAGCGGTCCCTTCCCCGCGCCAGACCTGGGGTCTCCAGCTGCCACCTACAAGCTGGAGCCGGGGAGCCCCGGGCCATTGGACGAGTGGGGTCCCCCCCTGCCGTCCCCCCCGGAGAAGCCCTTCGGCTGCGGGGACTGCGAGCGGCGCTTCCGGGACCAGCTAACCCTCCGGCTCCACCAGCGCCTGCACCGCGGCGAGGGCCCGGGCGCCTGCCCCGACTGCGGCCGCAGCTTCGCCCAGCGCGCCCACCTGCTGCTGCACCTGCGGGCGCACACGGCCGAGCGCCCCTTCCCCTGTGCCGAGTGCGGCCGCCGCTTCCGCAAGAAGGCGCACCTGACCCGCCACCTGCGCACCCACACGGGCGAGCGGCCCTTCCCTTGCGCGCACTGCGGCAAGCGCTTCAGCCAGAAGATCCACCTGGGCGCGCACCTCAACACGCACACGGGCGAGCGCCCCTTCCCCTGCGCCGAGTGCGGCCGCCGCTTCCGCAAGAAGACTCACCTGGTGCGCCACCAGCGCATCCACACCGGCGAGCGGCCCTTCCAGTGCGTGCTCTGCGCCCGCAGCTTTACGCACAAGCAGCACCTGCTAAGGCACCAGAGGGTCCACGAGGCTGGCCTGCGCGCCCCCGCAACGCCGGGGAGCCCCGCAGCATCCGCGCCCCAGCCCTTCACCTGCGCGCACTGCGGGAGCTGCTTCGGCTGGAAGGTGAGTCCGGACAGCGCCCTGGGCGAGTGCGGCCTGGACCCGGCCCTGGGCTGCGGCGAGTGCGCCCTGGGAGCGGCCCTGGAGCCCACCGAGGCCCCCCCAGACTCGGGCTGCGGCCCCGGCTCGGCCCCCACGGCGTCCCAGGGCGCTCCGGCCACTGGGCGCGCCTCCACCTGCTGCCCTCGGTGTGGACGGAGCTCGGCACTCGGGCAGCAGGTGACTCGCCCCCGGCGGGTGCCCCCCGACGAGCGGCCCTTCCCCTGTGCGCAGTGTGGCCACCGCCTCCTCCTCCTGGGCCCAAGGCCAGGCCTGGGGGCGCACCCGGGGGGGCCCGGAGGAGCCAGGCCCTTCGTCTGCGCGCAGTGCGGCCGCCGCTTCAGCCGCAAGTCGCACCTGGGCCGCCACCAGGCGGTGCACACGGGCAGCCGGCCCCACACCTGCGCAGTGTGCGCCCGCAGCTTCAGCTCCAAGACCAACCTGGCACGCCACCAGGCCACCCACACCGGCTCAAGGCCCTTCGCCTGTGCACACTGCACCAAGAGCTTCAGCCGCAAGACGCACCTCCTTCGCCACCAGCGTGTCCACGGCCCAGACCTCCTAGGCCCCAGCTGGGCTGCCACCACCGAGGTGACAACGAccacctctctcttcttctaa
- the ZNF467 gene encoding zinc finger protein 467 isoform X2 — MRETLEAIRSLGLSVGQPEMAPQSEPKSDSHHAQDPASLPRGETVLGSEVPGSEEGTPSEQAGAPCKDDQVHLPQKTEPADSCPGEEWMIRKVKVEEEDPQAEEDMEWPQHLPALPSGPFPAPDLGSPAATYKLEPGSPGPLDEWGPPLPSPPEKPFGCGDCERRFRDQLTLRLHQRLHRGEGPGACPDCGRSFAQRAHLLLHLRAHTAERPFPCAECGRRFRKKAHLTRHLRTHTGERPFPCAHCGKRFSQKIHLGAHLNTHTGERPFPCAECGRRFRKKTHLVRHQRIHTGERPFQCVLCARSFTHKQHLLRHQRVHEAGLRAPATPGSPAASAPQPFTCAHCGSCFGWKVSPDSALGECGLDPALGCGECALGAALEPTEAPPDSGCGPGSAPTASQGAPATGRASTCCPRCGRSSALGQQVTRPRRVPPDERPFPCAQCGHRLLLLGPRPGLGAHPGGPGGARPFVCAQCGRRFSRKSHLGRHQAVHTGSRPHTCAVCARSFSSKTNLARHQATHTGSRPFACAHCTKSFSRKTHLLRHQRVHGPDLLGPSWAATTEVTTTTSLFF; from the exons ATGAGAGAGACTCTGGAGGCCATCCGCTCTCTGG gtctgtctgtggGGCAGCCGGAGATGGCCCCCCAAAGTGAACCGAAGTCAGACTCCCATCATGCCCAGGATCCGGCGTCCCTGCCCAGGGGAGAGACAGTGCTGG GCTCCGAGGTCCCTGGATCGGAGGAAGGAACGCCCTCAGAGCAAGCCGGGGCTCCCTGCAAAGATGACCAGGTGCACCTACCACAGAAGACAGAGCCTGCAGACTCCTGCCCAG GGGAGGAATGGATGATTCGGAAggtgaaggtggaggaggaggacccCCAGGCCGAGGAGGACATGGAGTGGCCCCAGCACCTGCCCGCACTGCCCAGCGGTCCCTTCCCCGCGCCAGACCTGGGGTCTCCAGCTGCCACCTACAAGCTGGAGCCGGGGAGCCCCGGGCCATTGGACGAGTGGGGTCCCCCCCTGCCGTCCCCCCCGGAGAAGCCCTTCGGCTGCGGGGACTGCGAGCGGCGCTTCCGGGACCAGCTAACCCTCCGGCTCCACCAGCGCCTGCACCGCGGCGAGGGCCCGGGCGCCTGCCCCGACTGCGGCCGCAGCTTCGCCCAGCGCGCCCACCTGCTGCTGCACCTGCGGGCGCACACGGCCGAGCGCCCCTTCCCCTGTGCCGAGTGCGGCCGCCGCTTCCGCAAGAAGGCGCACCTGACCCGCCACCTGCGCACCCACACGGGCGAGCGGCCCTTCCCTTGCGCGCACTGCGGCAAGCGCTTCAGCCAGAAGATCCACCTGGGCGCGCACCTCAACACGCACACGGGCGAGCGCCCCTTCCCCTGCGCCGAGTGCGGCCGCCGCTTCCGCAAGAAGACTCACCTGGTGCGCCACCAGCGCATCCACACCGGCGAGCGGCCCTTCCAGTGCGTGCTCTGCGCCCGCAGCTTTACGCACAAGCAGCACCTGCTAAGGCACCAGAGGGTCCACGAGGCTGGCCTGCGCGCCCCCGCAACGCCGGGGAGCCCCGCAGCATCCGCGCCCCAGCCCTTCACCTGCGCGCACTGCGGGAGCTGCTTCGGCTGGAAGGTGAGTCCGGACAGCGCCCTGGGCGAGTGCGGCCTGGACCCGGCCCTGGGCTGCGGCGAGTGCGCCCTGGGAGCGGCCCTGGAGCCCACCGAGGCCCCCCCAGACTCGGGCTGCGGCCCCGGCTCGGCCCCCACGGCGTCCCAGGGCGCTCCGGCCACTGGGCGCGCCTCCACCTGCTGCCCTCGGTGTGGACGGAGCTCGGCACTCGGGCAGCAGGTGACTCGCCCCCGGCGGGTGCCCCCCGACGAGCGGCCCTTCCCCTGTGCGCAGTGTGGCCACCGCCTCCTCCTCCTGGGCCCAAGGCCAGGCCTGGGGGCGCACCCGGGGGGGCCCGGAGGAGCCAGGCCCTTCGTCTGCGCGCAGTGCGGCCGCCGCTTCAGCCGCAAGTCGCACCTGGGCCGCCACCAGGCGGTGCACACGGGCAGCCGGCCCCACACCTGCGCAGTGTGCGCCCGCAGCTTCAGCTCCAAGACCAACCTGGCACGCCACCAGGCCACCCACACCGGCTCAAGGCCCTTCGCCTGTGCACACTGCACCAAGAGCTTCAGCCGCAAGACGCACCTCCTTCGCCACCAGCGTGTCCACGGCCCAGACCTCCTAGGCCCCAGCTGGGCTGCCACCACCGAGGTGACAACGAccacctctctcttcttctaa